A single genomic interval of Myxocyprinus asiaticus isolate MX2 ecotype Aquarium Trade chromosome 19, UBuf_Myxa_2, whole genome shotgun sequence harbors:
- the LOC127410418 gene encoding transthyretin-like, which translates to MAKAVIFVLTSLFTFCTSAPVGFHGGSDAHCPLTVKILDAVKGIPAGNVALDVYRQGQGETWEKIASGKVDMAGEVHNLITEQEFTPGVYRVEFDTKTYWKAEGRTPFHQMADVVFEAHAEGHRHYTLALLLSPFSYTTTAVVIKAHE; encoded by the exons ATGGCTAAAGCAGTGATTTTTGTGCTTACATCTCTGTTCACCTTCTGTACTTCTGCTCCAGTG GGCTTTCATGGCGGTTCAGATGCTCACTGTCCTCTGACCGTAAAGATTCTGGATGCTGTGAAAGGCATTCCAGCTGGAAATGTGGCTCTTGATGTTTACCGCCAGGGTCAGGGTGAAACATGGGAAAAGATTGCCAGTGG GAAAGTAGATATGGCTGGTGAGGTGCACAACTTGATCACCGAGCAGGAATTCACTCCTGGTGTGTATCGGGTGGAGTTTGACACTAAAACCTACTGGAAGGCTGAGGGTCGTACTCCTTTCCACCAGATGGCTGAT GTGGTGTTTGAGGCTCATGCCGAGGGCCATCGCCATTACACTCTGGCACTTCTACTGAGCCCCTTCTCATACACTACAACAGCTGTGGTCATCAAAGCACATGAGTGA